In Saccharomycodes ludwigii strain NBRC 1722 chromosome III, whole genome shotgun sequence, one DNA window encodes the following:
- the VPS3 gene encoding CORVET complex subunit VPS3 (similar to Saccharomyces cerevisiae YDR495C | VPS3 | Vacuolar Protein Sorting) gives MKDECKFSIYQLSTLIDDLPIYEYTAIDLFDNHIFLGTATGELLHYFEIQPSNYLLVSNTKYLEEEEEQGKEQENESSSNTPIIKIKVMPLIERAWVLNGNGQLKLYILPEFAPVPNTEVLKNVNDISIYKNTFHMYKTLILAKNSVSEESYYKLIECVVDKRSMRLTDFEIRLGHASNNNTNPMIKNFILQKNTLLTVTKNNYVILELSLGKENNKIIKKMPLFKVFEGNTDNGKDADDVCSNKHILTSFSSSEFLVACGSTLEDSAMALIIDNQGNITKGTIVLESGYPNEMLVDDSQSFVIANYQSEKNLEIYDMNIGWGQPKLVQTISFDKETARDNKVKLFKSSHQTFNDTDSKNNNNKKLATERLRLVPINLSSNNTVNKIRIDQEKIYIEQNYENVSNILVYGKGKIDVLYKTSMVLEYNDYDEELLYKLENILASKYAKTTKFYKIQLGYLQTLYLLLLLLHKEKIDLEVQKEWIAYSGKVDLRIFFYILGFKIYGDLWVYNGLTDIIEKLKILKLIHKIPDVITLFGNFASNTLSCEFSKDIKDVSNVIKTVNIAYLKVYLGNSGSPAYSPEMVLDNLNLEISSQEIIDFLENYSDENESKNIIITSVFLRTKQYGKYLAFLKTINDSESIFSFLSQNWELFSDLDLKIDYLIFAIEHTKMNDNGDNPLLKATVNLIETQNLSLKDVIRKINNNEIKVSLIESQISKNIQETDRQFLMNYYIERLSTLLFASSDKSCMLFIQKYQESYLNNPEFEKPNFSKYMLSRLEITGNEDDIVKNFLKLHEKLCKLMDQDKEILYPILINKFQDLTPILFLFITDNDDRVKYLKDKSLILNTLLSLNDFETINRYWINKETILVILDHYLKLSSSLSWTRSVTQKFIEKNIARFKDLTLIYEILLKIPENYQMNTIASILYYSFSQLNFQLEHSELQKRLVKKQLIDKKELNKKLRK, from the coding sequence ATGAAGGATGAATgcaaattttcaatatatcAATTATCCACATTAATTGATGACTTACCCATATATGAATACACTGCCATTGATTTATTTGACAACCATATATTTTTAGGAACGGCTACTGGTGAATTATTACACTATTTTGAGATACAACCATCCAACTATTTATTAGTttcaaatacaaaatatttagaagaagaagaagaacaaggaaaagaacaagaaaatgAATCTTCTAGCAATACACCaatcattaaaataaaagttatgCCACTAATCGAAAGAGCATGGGTTTTAAATGGAAATGGCCAATTGAAACTTTATATTCTACCTGAATTTGCACCAGTACCTAATACTGaggttttaaaaaatgttaatgaTATTTCAATCTATAAGAATACTTTCCATATGTATAAAACATTAATTTTGGCCAAAAATAGTGTTTCGGAAGAAAGTTATTACAAATTAATTGAATGTGTAGTGGACAAGAGGTCAATGCGCTTGAcagattttgaaattagaCTTGGACATgctagtaacaataatacgAACCCGatgattaaaaattttattttacagaAAAACACTTTATTGACTGTTACTAAGAATAACTATGTTATCCTAGAGCTTTCACTGGGTAAggaaaacaataaaataattaaaaaaatgccaTTATTCAAAGTTTTTGAGGGGAACACAGATAATGGTAAGGATGCGGATGACGTTTGTTCTAATAAACATATCCTAACATCATTTAGTAGTTCCGAGTTTTTAGTTGCTTGTGGATCTACACTAGAAGATTCAGCAATGGCACTAATAATTGACAACCAGGGAAATATCACTAAAGGCACCATTGTTTTAGAGTCTGGGTACCCAAACGAAATGTTAGTTGACGATTCACAGTCATTTGTAATAGCAAATTACCAgagtgaaaaaaatttagaaatataTGATATGAATATAGGGTGGGGTCAACCAAAACTTGTACAGACTATAAGTTTCGATAAGGAAACAGCACGGGATAATAAAGTCAAACTATTTAAATCTTCACATCAAACGTTCAACGATACTGAtagcaaaaataacaataataagaaaCTTGCCACTGAAAGATTAAGGTTGGTCCCCATAAATTTAAGCTCCAACAATACGGTGAATAAAATCAGAATAGaccaagaaaaaatatatatagaacAAAACTATGAAAATGTTTCCAATATTCTAGTTTATGGTAAAGGTAAAATAGATGTTCTTTATAAAACCTCCATGGTGCTAGAATACAACGATTATGATGAGGAGCTACTTTATAAATTAGAGAATATTTTGGCAAGCAAATAtgcaaaaacaacaaagttttataaaatacaGTTAGGCTATTTGCAAACTCTATATTTGTTGTTACTTTTGTTacataaggaaaaaatcgATTTAGAAGTTCAAAAAGAGTGGATTGCATATAGTGGGAAAGTAGATTTAcgtattttcttttatatattaggTTTCAAGATTTATGGTGACTTGTGGGTCTACAACGGGTTGACAGATATTATAGAGAAATTGAAGATTTTAAAGCTTATTCACAAAATCCCGGATGTTATAACTTTATTTGGCAACTTTGCATCGAACACTTTGAGTTGTGAGTTTTCTAAAGATATAAAAGATGTATCAAATGTTATTAAGACTGTAAACATTGcatatttaaaagtttatttggGAAATAGCGGCAGCCCTGCCTACTCACCTGAGATGGTGTTAGacaatttaaatttagaaatttCTTCGCAAGAAATAATAGATTTCCTAGAAAATTATTCTGATGAAAATGAgagtaaaaatattatcatcacTAGTGTCTTCCTGAGGACTAAGCAGTATGGAAAATACTTGgcttttttgaaaactatAAATGATTCCGAGTCTATCTTTAGTTTTTTGTCACAAAATTGGGAATTGTTTTCTGACCTCGATCTAAAAAttgattatttaatatttgcCATTGAACATACTAAAATGAATGATAATGGTGACAACCCACTTTTGAAAGCAACAGTTAATTTGATTGAAACCCAAAATCTTAGTTTGAAGGATGTtataaggaaaataaataataacgagATTAAAGTTAGTTTAATTGAAAGTcaaatttccaaaaatattcaagAAACAGACAGGCAATTCTTAATGAACTATTATATTGAAAGGTTAAGTACGTTGCTTTTTGCTAGCTCTGATAAATCATGCATGTTGTTTATTCAAAAGTACCAAGAAAGTTATCTTAATAATCCAGAGTTTGAAAAACCAAACTTTAGCAAATATATGCTTTCAAGGCTTGAAATCACAGGTAATGAGGATGACATAgtaaaaaactttttgaaACTACACGAAAAATTATGTAAGTTGATGGATCAagataaagaaattttgtaccctattttaattaataaatttcaaGATTTAACACCcatactatttttattcattacTGACAATGATGATAGGgtcaaatatttaaaggataaaagcttaatattaaatactCTGTTATCATTGAATGATTTCGAAACGATCAACCGATATTGGATTAACAAAGAAACTATACTAGTTATTTTAGATCACTATTTAAAGTTATCTTCGTCTTTATCATGGACACGTAGCGTCACACAAAAATTCATAGAAAAGAATATCGCTAGATTTAAAGATTTAACGCTAATTTAtgaaattttattgaaaatccCTGAAAATTACCAAATGAATACGATTGCCTCTATCTTATATTACAGTTTCTCTCAGTTGAACTTTCAATTAGAACATTCAGAGTTGCAAAAACGATTGGTGAAAAAGCAACTaatagataaaaaagaattaaataagaaattaagaaaataG
- the RSM28 gene encoding mitochondrial 37S ribosomal protein mS46 RSM28 (similar to Saccharomyces cerevisiae YDR494W | RSM28 | Ribosomal Small subunit of Mitochondria) yields MLRSTLKKTVLNNVRAASSSNEPISQDFISNLLERIKVTTSQKAADKTKRFNNIKNNEKRSNEKKASTQNRNRSRNNNYNGNSNNIDERRPRRDTSKVSPRVTPTVNTNFIAKQQQVGKKIISELSDKDIAESLSAMDLTAEQPKQQQKQQPRRNTKFSSQSQRVRTPRRNNNGQRRVFNSDQAARKQHAANVNISQHQNVNVAQYVPTEVTPLSLLKYSPNIIASPKTASVQYALKIAAESGFPMNKPINYGLQIDKDTIINKSLIPDSTTYGDYESNAGLRLIKERYTRNIVIEQNKAAFDAIVKGRYSRLHPNTIDTFAKITKNEQKRKDLLKNSETVRLSLERGNLCGGDLVKKELIYKVCSGLAPIAELKK; encoded by the coding sequence ATGCTCAGATCAACACTAAAAAAGACTGTATTGAATAATGTCAGAGCGGCTTCTTCCTCAAATGAACCCATTTCCCAGGACtttatttccaatttaCTAGAACGTATTAAAGTTACCACTTCTCAAAAGGCTGCTGATAAGACAAAGAGATTTAATAACATCAAAAATAACGAAAAAAGAtccaatgaaaaaaaggcTAGCACTCAGAATAGAAACAGATCCAGAAACAACAACTATAATGGgaatagcaataatattgatgaaaGAAGGCCCAGAAGAGATACTTCTAAAGTTTCGCCAAGAGTTACTCCAACTGTTAACACCAATTTTATTGCTAAGCAACAACAGGTGGGTAAGAAAATTATCAGTGAACTTTCTGACAAAGATATTGCTGAAAGTTTATCTGCTATGGATTTAACTGCTGAACAAccaaaacaacaacaaaaacaacaaccaaGAAGAAATACTAAGTTCTCTTCTCAATCGCAAAGGGTGAGAACCCCTAGAAGAAACAACAATGGCCAAAGAAGGGTTTTCAACTCAGACCAAGCCGCAAGAAAACAACATGCTGCTAATGTTAACATTTCCCAGCATCAAAATGTTAATGTTGCTCAGTATGTTCCAACTGAAGTTACTCCACTCTccttattaaaatattctcctaatattattgccaGCCCTAAAACTGCCTCCGTTCAATATGCTTTAAAAATCGCTGCAGAAAGTGGATTTCCCATGAACAAACCAATAAACTACGGTTTGCAAATCGATAAAGACACAATTATTAACAAATCTTTGATTCCAGATAGCACCACTTACGGTGATTATGAGAGCAATGCTGGTTTAAGATTGATAAAAGAAAGATATACCAGAAACATTGTTATTGAGCAAAATAAAGCTGCATTTGATGCTATTGTCAAGGGTAGGTATTCTCGGCTACATCCAAACACCATTGACACTTTTGCTAAGATCACTAAGaatgaacaaaaaagaaaggattTGCTTAAGAATAGCGAAACTGTCAGGTTAAGTTTAGAAAGGGGAAATTTATGTGGTGGTGATTTagtgaaaaaagaattgattTATAAAGTTTGTTCTGGTTTAGCACCAATTGCAGAACTAAAGAAATAA
- the PUF6 gene encoding Puf6p (similar to Saccharomyces cerevisiae YDR496C | PUF6 | PUmilio-homology domain Family): MTATIKKNLKKRSANNKDSGKIVKKAKNISVDSSAEEEEEEESSSDDDLDNIVSTDSEDELDDTNQKGKNTNHDEAENTREDGSSSLSSSSHSEQKKLLKERKLKRSGGEYIAEIKSLWERLRVKNPPMPKNVREKLSNQVWELSKDCISDLVMKHDASRIVQTLVKYSTKDRREKIVESLRGKYYVLATSSYGKYLLVKLLHYGSKNSRQIIIDELHGSLRKLMRHREGAYVIEDLYVLYASQEQRQQMIKEFWGSEYAIFKDSHKSLTIEDACSSSLEKRNIIAKNLVGTITASVEKGSAGFQILHAAMREYVKIANDKEISEFIELLSEHFAELVHTPEGSDVACTLIAKATAKERKGILKNLKDHAEKLIQNEHGNIVFITILMCVDDTVLTFKTFQKTVADKLQEFIVEKYARRPFLYILLGIDGKYFSPIVKKDLDKYIEFSKKTSKKPFEQRRSELLSKFAPIYLNVVSKYYKEILSESMGSQFVSDMLVNDAYYEHLTSSDEKNAKLFSKLLDTIIVYFKGDISEKDHPINNPFSGRLLKSLIQGGKWNNKEKKLIQLSKVQGLGSTFAIKFYEDIIDSSNLLEWCNNPNGSFTVVAIYECLKNHKHGHFLKDLKKIKKDINTDDDSNKGAQLLLKLLK, encoded by the coding sequence ATGACTGCTACtatcaagaaaaatttaaaaaaacgttctgccaataataaagattcaggtaaaattgttaaaaaggCCAAAAACATTTCTGTTGATTCTTCtgctgaagaagaagaggaagaagaaagttCTAGTGACGATGATTTGGACAACATTGTTTCAACCGACAGTGAAGATGAATTAGATGATACAAAtcagaaaggaaaaaacaCTAACCATGATGAAGCTGAAAACACAAGAGAAGATGGGTCATCAAGTCTTTCATCGTCTTCGCATAGCGAgcaaaagaaattattgaaagaaagaaaattaaaacgtTCGGGTGGTGAATATATCGCAGAAATTAAATCCTTATGGGAAAGATTACGTGTTAAAAATCCACCAATGCCTAAGAACGTTCGTGAAAAATTATCTAACCAAGTTTGGGAACTTTCTAAAGATTGTATCAGTGATTTGGTTATGAAGCATGATGCCTCTCGTATTGTTCAAACTTTGGTCAAATATTCAACTAAAGATAGACGCGAAAAGATCGTTGAATCATTAAGGGGGAAATATTACGTATTGGCCACATCATCATACGGCAAATATCTATTGGTTAAATTGCTACATTACGGTTCTAAGAACTCCAGACAAATAATTATCGATGAATTGCATGGCTCGTTGAGAAAGCTAATGAGACATCGTGAAGGTGCCTATGTTATTGAGGATTTATATGTTTTGTATGCCTCTCAGGAACAAAGACAGCAAATGATTAAAGAATTCTGGGGCTCGGAATACGCGATTTTCAAAGATTCGCACAAGAGCCTAACAATTGAAGATGCCTGCAGCTCAAGTTTAGAGAAgagaaatattattgccaAGAATCTAGTTGGTACCATTACTGCTTCTGTGGAAAAGGGCTCTGCTGGGTTTCAGATATTACACGCTGCTATGAGAGAATACGTAAAGATCGCCAATGATAAAGAAATTTCCGAATTTATTGAGTTATTAAGCGAACATTTTGCAGAATTGGTTCATACCCCAGAAGGCAGTGATGTTGCTTGTACTTTGATAGCCAAAGCTACTGCAAAGGAGAGGAAAgggattttaaaaaatttaaaagatcaCGCTGAAAAGCTAATCCAAAATGAACATGGTaacattgtttttattactatattAATGTGTGTTGATGATACTGTTTTGACATTCAAAACCTTCCAAAAAACCGTTGCGGATAAATTACAAGAATTTATAGTGGAAAAGTATGCAAGAAGACCATTTTTGTATATACTATTGGGTATTGAtggtaaatatttttcgCCAATCGTTAAGAAGGACTTggataaatatattgaattttctaaaaagaCTTCTAAGAAGCCTTTTGAACAAAGAAGATCTGAATTACTAAGCAAATTTGCTCCAATTTACTTAAATGTTGTAtctaaatattataaagaGATTTTATCTGAAAGTATGGGGTCTCAATTTGTTAGTGACATGTTAGTGAACGATGCATATTATGAACATTTGACTTCATCAGATGAGAAAAATGccaaattattttccaaGTTATTGGATACTATAATTGTCTATTTTAAAGGTGATATTTCTGAAAAAGATCATCCTATTAACAATCCGTTTTCTGGTagattattaaaatctttaatCCAAGGTGGTAAATGGAATaataaagagaaaaaattaatacaGTTAAGTAAAGTACAAGGATTGGGTTCTACCTTTgctattaaattttatgaAGATATTATAGATTCTAGTAATTTGCTAGAATGGTGTAATAATCCAAATGGTTCTTTTACCGTTGTTGCTATATATGAATGTTTGAAAAATCATAAACATGGAcattttttgaaagatttaaaaaaaatcaaaaaggATATTAATACTGATGATGATAGTAACAAAGGTGctcaattattattaaagctattgaaatga
- the SNQ2 gene encoding ATP-binding cassette transporter SNQ2 (similar to Saccharomyces cerevisiae YDR011W | SNQ2 | Sensitivity to 4-NitroQuinoline-N-oxide) has translation MITDYNDNNNNDNNTTSDGLNNNGTASKTTDINHQHHQDESSIHSPSSDSTAESLEEYKNTHNGTNYDEMRSVCIQRTASFVSHTNSNIDLSEKHNQKKDNCSILKSNILPKVDTLSRVLSTHKMSQLGDPINLAKNDFDLYSIMQQFVSNSQEEGIWMRHASIVSENLTVFGKDSSSSILPTLTTLITMPFNKSAFKHKAPLRKIIKNVNILVESGEMCLVLGRPGAGCSTLLKSLAGQLHDYHHVEGDVLYNNISQKEMMKHYQGDVIYNPEMDVHFPHLTVKQTLDFAIRCKIPAVRVTPMKKDHVSKEDYYVALREIYARVFGLSHVLDTKVGNDFVRGVSGGERKRVSIAEALAARGTVYCWDNATRGLDSSTALEYVKSIRILTNLLKSTNFVTIYQAGEAIYEHFDKVTILYDGRQIYFGRIQDACGYFKKLGYVRPSRQTSAEYLTALTDPNGYHEFVKGFDKNRIPITAQEFESAWTNSAEYKDLLKNIAEYKSKVDAEETKSLYNKSIAAEKSKYSPKRSKYTTSFLRQIQLCTIRAFQRIAGDKAFTITNVVAAIIQSLVQGSLFYMSPSDTSGAFSRGGVLYFAVLYNSLMALANMSFDNRPILMKHKIYTLYHPAAEAFASYFAGFPFRMISLTCFIIILYFLSGLTVGANRFFLIYLFLSLVAESINALFEWVCSVMDTLPQANALAGLLMLSISLYSTYPLQPPSMHPWFKWISYALPIRYAFESMLLAEFHNRKMDCGGTIVPSGGSYADVDSQYKVCAFTGSKKGQSWVLGDDYLKQQYTYSYSHEWRNFGIVIGFLCFYLFMKCLFTEFKTPVKGSGDALVFKNLKAIKHRNISNKNDEENYVDDAVTVSDSKNQIYSSSSTTSDNHDEDDDIFAGLRSEGMFIWRNVCFTIPYKGTERKLLDAVSGYCKPGTLTALMGESGAGKTTLLNTLAQRNVGTITGDMLVNGKPIDDSFERKTGYVQQQDIHIGEMTVRESLQFSARLRRPESVPDSEKLAYAEKIIKVLDMTEYAEAIVGVAGFGLNVEQRKKLSIGVELVAKPSLLLFLDEPTSGLDSQSSWAIVQLLKKLAAAGQSILCTIHQPSATLFEQFDRLLLLKKGGQTVYFGDIGANSETVLEYFESNGARKCEKSENPAEYVLEAIGAGATATADRDWHETWLNSPNCARTKQEIDQLINELFDEQEEESHEKPRKYATSYLYQFRYVYIRSATTLWRNLSYIMSKLMLMTIGGLYIGFTFFHTGSSYVGLQNSMFAAFMSIIISAPLMNQIQARAISSRNLYEARESKSNMFHWSLMIYTQYLSELPYHLVFSTIFFVSFYFPLKDEFKASISGVYYLNYSIVFQLYFVGLGLCVLYMSPNLPSANVIMGLILSLLISFCGVTQPKSLMPGFWTFMWKVSPYTYFVQNFVGLLLHNKKVVCKEKELSFFNPPPGQTCGQYMADFFQAGNTGYIVDSNATTNCGYCRYTVGDQYLHGISSSYGYIWRNFGFFWVYIGFNLIAMAFLYYWLHVRHINVLGYPIGLIKKLVSKFKKNKNDDGD, from the coding sequence atgATAACTGATTACAacgacaataataataacgataaCAATACCACATCAGATGGtttaaacaataatggtaCTGCTTCAAAAACAACCGATATAAATCATCAACATCACCAAGACGAGAGTAGCATCCATAGTCCATCTAGTGACAGTACTGCAGAAAGTTTAGAAGAATATAAGAATACCCACAATGGCACTAACTATGATGAAATGCGAAGTGTTTGTATTCAAAGAACAGCTTCTTTTGTATCTCACACCAATTCAAATATTGACCTTTCCGAAAAACacaaccaaaaaaaagataactGTTCcatattaaaatcaaatatattacCAAAAGTGGATACTTTATCACGTGTATTGTCTACGCACAAAATGTCACAGTTGGGGGATCCAATTAATTTAGCcaaaaatgattttgatttatacTCAATAATGCAACAGTTTGTTTCAAATTCTCAGGAAGAGGGCATTTGGATGAGACATGCCAGTATAGTCAGCGAGAACTTAACTGTATTTGGCAAAGACTCGTCTTCCTCCATATTACCAACGCTAACCACCTTAATTACCATGCCATTCAACAAATCAGCTTTCAAGCATAAAGCTCCACTACGtaagattattaaaaacGTGAATATTCTAGTAGAGTCTGGTGAAATGTGTTTGGTGCTAGGAAGACCTGGTGCTGGTTGTTCCACGCTTTTGAAAAGTTTAGCTGGCCAATTGCATGACTACCACCATGTGGAGGGCGATGTTTTGTATAATAACATTTCGCAGAAGGAGATGATGAAACATTACCAGGGTGATGTCATTTATAATCCGGAAATGGATGTCCATTTCCCACACTTGACCGTTAAGCAAACTTTGGATTTTGCTATCAGGTGTAAGATACCTGCAGTTAGAGTTACTCCTATGAAAAAAGATCATGTGAGCAAGGAAGATTATTACGTTGCTTTAAGAGAAATTTATGCCAGAGTTTTTGGCTTAAGCCATGTTTTAGATACTAAAGTTGGTAATGATTTTGTTAGAGGTGTTTCTGGAGGTGAACGTAAGAGAGTTTCTATTGCAGAAGCATTGGCTGCAAGAGGCACTGTTTATTGCTGGGACAATGCCACAAGGGGATTGGATTCGTCCACTGCATTGGAATACGTCAAAAGCATCCGTATTTTAACCAATTTGTTGAAGTCTACCAATTTTGTTACCATTTATCAAGCCGGTGAGGCCATTTATGAACATTTTGACAAGGTTACTATTTTATACGATGGTAGACAGATATATTTTGGCAGAATTCAAGACGCGTGTGgctattttaaaaaattgggtTACGTACGCCCCTCAAGACAAACTTCAGCAGAGTACCTAACTGCATTAACCGATCCAAATGGTTACCATGAATTTGTTAAAGggtttgataaaaatagaattcCAATTACTGCCCAAGAATTTGAAAGCGCTTGGACAAATTCAGCTGAGTATAaggatttattaaaaaatattgctgAATACAAGTCTAAAGTTGACGCTGAAGAAACCAAATCCTTATACAATAAAAGTATAGCAGCTGAGAAATCCAAATATAGTCCCAAAAGATCCAAGTATACCACTTCATTTTTAAGACAAATCCAGTTATGTACAATCCGTGCTTTCCAACGTATTGCTGGTGATAAAGcttttactattactaaCGTTGTTGCAGCAATTATTCAGTCTTTAGTTCAAGGTTCGTTATTTTACATGTCTCCCTCTGATACTTCGGGTGCATTTTCTCGTGGGGGTGTTTTGTATTTCGCTGTCTTGTATAATTCTTTGATGGCTTTGGCCAACATGAGTTTTGATAATAGGCCTATCTTAATGAAGCACAAAATCTATACGTTGTACCATCCTGCTGCTGAAGCATTTGCATCATATTTCGCCGGTTTCCCATTTAGAATGATATCCTTAACttgctttattattattttatattttttgagtGGTTTGACTGTTGGCGCCAATAGGTTCTTTTTGATTTACCTATTTTTAAGTTTGGTTGCTGAGTCAATTAACGCACTATTCGAATGGGTTTGTTCAGTAATGGATACATTACCACAGGCCAATGCACTAGCTGGCTTATTAATGTTGTCCATATCCCTATATTCTACGTATCCTCTTCAACCCCCCTCTATGCACCCATGGTTTAAGTGGATATCATATGCCTTGCCCATCAGGTACGCATTTGAAAGTATGTTACTAGCTGAATTCCATAACAGAAAGATGGATTGTGGTGGCACCATAGTACCAAGTGGCGGTTCTTATGCGGATGTTGATAGCCAATATAAAGTGTGTGCCTTTACTGGTTCCAAAAAGGGACAATCTTGGGTATTAGGTGATGACTATTTAAAGCAACAGTACACATACAGTTATTCCCATGAATGGAGGAATTTTGGTATTGTTATCGGCTTtctatgtttttatttgtttatgaAATGTTTGTTTACTGAATTTAAAACTCCCGTCAAGGGCTCTGGTGATGCTTTGGTTTTTAAGAATCTGAAAGCAATTAAGCATAGAAacatttcaaataaaaatgacgAGGAAAATTATGTAGACGACGCTGTTACCGTTAGTGACTccaaaaatcaaatttattcAAGTTCCTCCACTACATCGGACAATCATGACgaagatgatgatatttttgcTGGATTGAGAAGTGAAGGGATGTTTATTTGGAGAAATGTTTGTTTCACCATTCCATACAAGGGAACAGAAAGAAAGTTGTTGGACGCTGTTTCGGGTTATTGTAAACCGGGCACCTTGACTGCTTTAATGGGCGAATCTGGTGCTGGTAAAACCACCTTATTGAACACCTTGGCGCAGAGAAATGTTGGTACAATTACCGGAGATATGCTTGTTAACGGTAAACCAATTGATGATAGTTTTGAAAGGAAAACTGGATACGTCCAGCAACAGGATATTCATATTGGTGAAATGACTGTTCGTGAGTCTTTGCAATTTTCTGCTAGATTAAGAAGACCAGAAAGCGTTCCAGATTCTGAGAAATTGGCCTATGCAGAAAAAATCATCAAAGTTTTAGATATGACTGAATATGCTGAGGCCATTGTTGGTGTTGCTGGCTTTGGCTTAAATGTtgaacaaagaaaaaaattgtctATCGGTGTTGAATTGGTAGCTAAGCCAtctctattattatttttagacGAACCTACATCTGGTTTGGATTCGCAATCCTCCTGGGCTATTGTCcaattattaaagaaaCTAGCTGCTGCTGGCCAATCTATTTTGTGTACCATTCATCAACCTAGTGCTACCTTGTTTGAACAGTTTGATAgattattacttttaaaaaagggTGGCCAAACAGTGTATTTTGGTGATATCGGTGCAAACTCTGAAACTGTGTTGGAATATTTTGAGAGCAATGGGGCCAGAAAGTGCGAAAAATCTGAGAATCCGGCAGAGTATGTTTTAGAGGCCATTGGTGCTGGTGCCACCGCTACTGCTGATAGAGACTGGCATGAAACTTGGCTGAACTCACCCAACTGCGCTAGAACAAAACAGGAGATTGATCAATTAATTAACGAGTTATTTGATGAACAAGAGGAAGAATCGCACGAAAAACCAAGAAAGTATGCCACTTCTTATTTGTATCAATTTCGGTATGTTTACATCAGGTCTGCTACAACTTTGTGGAGAAATTTGTCGTACATTATGTCTAAGCTAATGTTAATGACCATTGGTGGTCTATACATTGGGTTTACCTTTTTCCACACAGGCTCAAGCTATGTCGGTTTGCAAAACTCCATGTTTGCTGCTTTTATgtccattattattagtgcgCCATTAATGAATCAAATACAAGCACGTGCTATTAGTTCCAGAAATTTGTATGAAGCTAGGGAATCTAAGAGCAACATGTTTCATTGGAGTTTGATGATTTATACTCAATATTTATCGGAGCTACCTTACCATCTAGTTTTTTccaccattttttttgtttccttttattttccattgAAAGATGAATTCAAAGCCTCTATATCCGGGgtatattatttgaattattCGATTGTTTTCcaattatattttgttggTTTGGGTTTGTGTGTTTTGTACATGTCACCTAATTTGCCATCAGCCAATGTTATCATGGGGTTGATTTTGTCTTTGTTAATTTCCTTCTGTGGTGTGACACAACCCAAATCATTGATGCCTGGTTTCTGGACTTTTATGTGGAAAGTTTCTCCTTATACTTATTTTGTTCAGAATTTTGTTGGCCTATTGTTacacaataaaaaagttgtttGTAAGGAGAAGGAGCTATCATTTTTCAACCCTCCTCCAGGACAAACATGCGGCCAGTATATGGCTGATTTTTTCCAGGCTGGAAACACTGGTTATATAGTTGATTCAAATGCTACTACCAATTGTGGTTATTGTAGATATACTGTTGGTGATCAATACTTGCATGGAATAAGTTCTTCATATGGCTATATTTGGAGAAACTTTGGGTTTTTCTGGGTTTACATTGGTTTTAACTTAATAGCAATGGCGTTTCTGTATTATTGGTTACATGTTAGACATATCAATGTTTTAGGTTATCCAATCGGCTTGATTAAGAAGTTGGTTTCTAAatttaagaaaaacaagaatGATGATGGTGATTGA